In the genome of Tropicibacter oceani, one region contains:
- a CDS encoding alpha-E domain-containing protein: MLGKTANGLFWMYRYLERAENLARMIEAGQRIALTRLGDTDEEWLSVLKAAGTVDAFHAEYDEVSKDAAIDWMLRSKANPSSVLSCIEGARQNARLVRTALTGEVWEATNAAYMGSRKLLARKVSERDLPGVLGRIRQHTALVRGMTHGTMLRNEIYDFARLGTFLERADNTARILDVKYYVLLPSTRAVGTSLDNVQWETILRSVSARGGFRMEYGSGGGPREIAEFLVLDRRMPRSLLFCVTKMHENLSYMNTPGRDPMASLRMVQALHRDHLATNIDQVFDFGLHEFIQKILTELFAIAQQIEIDFRFYR; this comes from the coding sequence ATGCTGGGCAAAACCGCAAACGGCCTGTTCTGGATGTACCGCTATCTTGAACGGGCAGAAAACCTTGCACGGATGATCGAGGCCGGCCAGCGCATCGCGTTGACCCGGCTGGGCGACACCGACGAGGAATGGCTGTCGGTGCTGAAGGCCGCCGGCACCGTCGACGCCTTTCACGCCGAATACGACGAGGTCAGCAAGGACGCCGCGATCGACTGGATGCTGCGGTCAAAGGCCAACCCGTCCTCGGTGCTGTCCTGCATCGAAGGCGCCCGGCAGAACGCGCGCCTGGTGCGCACCGCCCTGACCGGCGAAGTCTGGGAGGCCACAAATGCCGCCTACATGGGCAGTCGCAAGCTGCTGGCCCGCAAGGTGTCCGAACGCGACCTGCCCGGGGTACTGGGGCGTATCCGCCAGCACACGGCACTGGTGCGCGGCATGACCCATGGCACCATGCTGCGAAACGAAATCTATGATTTCGCCCGTCTTGGGACCTTTCTGGAGCGGGCCGACAACACCGCCCGCATCCTGGACGTGAAATACTATGTTCTGCTGCCCTCGACCCGGGCGGTGGGCACATCGCTGGACAACGTGCAGTGGGAAACCATCCTGCGGTCGGTTTCGGCACGTGGCGGGTTCCGGATGGAATACGGCTCGGGCGGCGGGCCGCGCGAAATCGCCGAATTCCTCGTGCTGGACCGGCGGATGCCGCGCAGCCTGCTGTTCTGCGTCACCAAGATGCACGAGAACCTAAGCTACATGAACACCCCCGGCCGGGACCCGATGGCATCGCTGCGCATGGTCCAGGCCCTGCACCGCGACCACCTGGCGACAAACATCGACCAGGTCTTTGACTTTGGCCTGCACGAATTCATCCAGAAGATCCTGACCGAACTGTTTGCCATCGCGCAGCAGATCGAAATCGATTTCCGGTTTTACAGGTAG
- the phnE gene encoding phosphonate ABC transporter, permease protein PhnE, translated as MPVLEQDGVKIWHRRTRQESLVRWFGWLLGLAVFMVCWQRISEATTWFFVWDAPRIANDIWTRATPPKWEYITQLGRPIWDTLNIATLGTLISLFLAVPVAFMAAHNTTPSRVFVRPIALLIIVATRSINSLIWALLLIAIIGPGVFAGVVAIAIRSIGFCAKLLYEAIEEIDETQVEAITATGASRWQVMAYGIVPQILPAFAGVAVFRWDINIRESTVLGLVGAGGIGLQLQSSLNVLAWPQVSLILVVILMAVVISEWVSAKVRGAII; from the coding sequence ATGCCGGTACTTGAACAGGATGGCGTGAAGATCTGGCACCGCCGCACAAGGCAGGAATCGCTGGTGCGCTGGTTTGGCTGGCTGCTGGGGCTGGCGGTCTTCATGGTCTGCTGGCAGCGCATTTCCGAGGCGACCACATGGTTCTTCGTCTGGGACGCCCCGCGCATCGCCAATGACATCTGGACCCGCGCCACCCCGCCCAAGTGGGAATACATCACCCAGCTGGGCCGCCCGATCTGGGACACGCTGAACATCGCGACGCTGGGAACGCTCATATCGCTGTTCCTGGCGGTGCCCGTGGCCTTCATGGCGGCACATAACACCACGCCCAGCCGGGTCTTTGTCCGGCCCATTGCGCTGCTGATCATCGTGGCGACCCGGTCGATCAACTCGCTGATCTGGGCGCTGCTGCTGATCGCCATCATCGGCCCCGGCGTCTTTGCCGGGGTGGTGGCGATTGCCATCCGCTCGATCGGCTTTTGCGCGAAACTTCTGTACGAGGCCATCGAGGAAATCGACGAAACCCAGGTCGAGGCGATCACCGCCACCGGCGCATCGCGCTGGCAGGTCATGGCCTATGGCATCGTGCCGCAGATCCTGCCCGCCTTTGCCGGGGTCGCGGTGTTCCGCTGGGACATCAACATCCGCGAAAGCACAGTTCTGGGGCTGGTCGGCGCAGGCGGCATCGGATTGCAATTGCAAAGCTCGCTCAACGTGTTGGCATGGCCGCAGGTCAGCCTGATCCTTGTGGTGATCCTGATGGCCGTGGTGATCAGCGAATGGGTCTCCGCCAAGGTGCGGGGGGCGATCATTTGA
- a CDS encoding circularly permuted type 2 ATP-grasp protein, translated as MSETEIFDEMWGQDNNLRDPYQGFNTWFSEEDPARLRAKQREAEELFRLTGITFNVYGRAEAEERLIPFDIIPRIISANEWAKLSRGIEQRVRAINAFLYDIYHRQEIVKAGRIPEEMISRNAAFLPHMIGVEPPGGVYTHIVGIDLVRTGPGEFYVLEDNARTPSGVSYMLENRETMLQMFPELFSRNRVLPVQDYPRDLHRSLTQCAPAGLDRAPVVAVLTPGIYNSAYFEHAFLADQMGVELVEGHDLQVVDGHVAMRTTRGYTPVDVLYRRVDDEYLDPLNFNPDSALGVPGIMDVYRAGNITIANAPGTGIADDKAIYSYMPEIVEFYTGERPLLKNVPTWRCSDPDDLAHVLDNLDELVVKEVHGSGGYGMLIGPTATRKDIAAFRKKLQARPSNYIAQPTLSLSTVPIFSKQGLAPRHVDLRPYVLVSPEGIKITPGGLTRVALKKGSLVVNSSQGGGTKDTWVLED; from the coding sequence ATGAGCGAGACAGAGATTTTCGACGAGATGTGGGGCCAGGACAACAACCTGCGTGATCCCTATCAAGGCTTCAACACCTGGTTCAGCGAAGAAGACCCCGCCCGCCTGCGCGCCAAGCAGCGCGAGGCCGAGGAGCTTTTCCGCCTGACCGGCATCACCTTCAACGTCTATGGCCGCGCCGAGGCCGAGGAACGGCTGATCCCCTTTGACATCATCCCGCGGATCATCTCGGCCAACGAATGGGCCAAGCTGTCGCGCGGCATCGAACAGCGGGTGCGGGCGATCAACGCCTTTCTTTACGACATCTATCACCGGCAAGAGATCGTCAAAGCCGGCCGCATCCCCGAAGAGATGATCAGCCGCAACGCCGCCTTTCTGCCCCACATGATCGGGGTCGAACCGCCGGGCGGGGTGTATACCCATATCGTCGGCATCGACCTGGTGCGCACCGGGCCGGGCGAGTTCTATGTGCTCGAAGACAACGCGCGCACGCCGTCGGGCGTCAGCTACATGCTGGAAAACCGCGAAACCATGCTGCAGATGTTCCCCGAGCTTTTCTCGCGCAACCGGGTGCTGCCGGTGCAGGACTATCCACGCGATCTGCACCGGTCGCTGACACAATGCGCCCCCGCCGGACTGGACCGCGCGCCCGTGGTCGCGGTGCTGACCCCGGGGATCTACAATTCGGCCTATTTCGAACATGCCTTCCTGGCCGACCAGATGGGCGTCGAACTGGTCGAAGGTCACGACCTGCAGGTGGTTGACGGCCATGTCGCCATGCGCACCACCCGCGGCTATACGCCGGTCGACGTGCTGTACCGCCGGGTCGATGACGAATACCTGGACCCGCTGAACTTCAACCCGGACAGCGCGCTTGGCGTGCCGGGGATCATGGATGTCTACCGCGCGGGCAACATCACCATCGCCAACGCCCCCGGCACCGGCATCGCGGACGACAAGGCGATCTATTCCTACATGCCGGAAATCGTCGAATTCTATACCGGCGAACGCCCCTTGCTGAAGAACGTGCCGACCTGGCGCTGTTCCGACCCTGATGATCTGGCCCATGTCCTGGACAATCTGGATGAGCTGGTCGTCAAGGAGGTGCACGGATCGGGCGGCTATGGCATGCTGATCGGCCCCACCGCCACCCGCAAGGACATCGCCGCCTTTCGCAAGAAACTGCAGGCGCGGCCCAGCAACTATATCGCGCAGCCGACGCTTAGCCTGTCGACGGTGCCGATCTTTTCCAAGCAGGGGCTGGCCCCGCGCCATGTCGATCTGCGGCCCTATGTTCTGGTCAGCCCCGAGGGGATCAAGATCACCCCGGGCGGCCTGACCCGCGTGGCGCTGAAAAAGGGCTCGCTCGTGGTGAACTCGTCGCAGGGCGGCGGCACCAAGGACACCTGGGTACTGGAGGACTGA
- the phnE gene encoding phosphonate ABC transporter, permease protein PhnE, with protein sequence MSSAVLSDVVGRPWRKPPFIQRTWLRWGLMIGFAAYLVAAVLTIEVDWGRVYEGLDRGWAFVKSFAQPDFVTRSSDIWEGLLESIVMTVAASVVGILISIPIGLGAARNIAPLPVYMICRGIVAISRALQEIIVAILLVAIFGFGPLAGFLTLSFATIGFLSKLLAEDIESMDKVQAEAIKASGAGWMQWINYGVQPQVMPRLVGLSMYRIDINFRESAILGLVGAGGIGATLNTAFDRYEYDTAAAILLLIIGIVMALEYLSGVIRARVQ encoded by the coding sequence ATGAGCAGCGCCGTTTTATCCGACGTGGTCGGACGCCCCTGGCGCAAACCGCCCTTTATCCAGCGGACCTGGCTGCGCTGGGGCCTGATGATCGGCTTTGCCGCCTATCTGGTCGCCGCCGTCCTGACCATCGAGGTCGATTGGGGCCGCGTCTATGAAGGGCTGGATCGCGGCTGGGCCTTTGTGAAATCCTTTGCCCAGCCGGATTTTGTCACCCGGTCCAGCGACATCTGGGAGGGGCTGCTGGAAAGCATCGTGATGACGGTCGCGGCCTCGGTTGTCGGTATCCTGATTTCCATCCCCATCGGGCTGGGCGCGGCGCGCAACATCGCCCCCCTGCCCGTCTACATGATCTGCCGGGGCATCGTCGCGATCAGCCGGGCGCTGCAGGAAATCATCGTCGCGATCCTCTTGGTGGCGATCTTTGGCTTTGGTCCCTTGGCGGGGTTCCTGACCCTATCCTTTGCGACCATCGGGTTCCTGTCAAAACTGCTGGCCGAGGACATCGAGTCGATGGACAAGGTGCAGGCCGAGGCGATCAAGGCCTCGGGCGCGGGGTGGATGCAGTGGATCAACTACGGGGTGCAACCGCAGGTCATGCCGCGCCTTGTGGGCCTGTCGATGTACCGCATCGACATCAATTTCCGCGAAAGCGCGATCCTGGGCCTGGTCGGCGCAGGCGGCATTGGCGCCACGCTGAACACCGCCTTTGACCGTTATGAATACGACACGGCTGCGGCCATCCTTCTTCTTATCATCGGAATTGTCATGGCCCTTGAATATCTTTCCGGCGTCATCCGCGCGAGGGTCCAGTAA
- the phnC gene encoding phosphonate ABC transporter ATP-binding protein, translating into MLRLKKLTKTYKTGDQALKAIDLEVPNGQVLALIGPSGAGKSTLIRCINRLVEPTTGEVWLDDLNLAGLSSGALRRARRQMGMIFQEYALVERLSVMENVLSGRLGYVGFWRSLTRRFPQSDVDEAFRLLDRVGLLHMADKRADELSGGQRQRVGICRALIQNPKLLLVDEPTASLDPKTSRQIMRLVCELCRERGLAAIINIHDVALAQMFVQRVVGLRFGEIVYDGPPEGLTPDKLTEIYGEEDWEATIAKVEDDDSETPDFEAAE; encoded by the coding sequence ATGCTGCGTCTCAAGAAACTGACCAAGACCTACAAGACCGGGGATCAGGCGCTGAAGGCGATTGATCTCGAGGTGCCCAACGGCCAGGTGCTGGCCCTGATCGGCCCCTCGGGCGCGGGCAAATCAACGCTGATCCGCTGCATCAACCGGCTGGTCGAACCGACCACGGGCGAGGTCTGGCTGGACGATCTGAACCTTGCCGGGCTCAGTTCCGGCGCGTTGCGCCGGGCGCGGCGGCAGATGGGCATGATCTTTCAGGAATACGCGCTGGTCGAACGCCTCAGCGTGATGGAAAACGTGTTGTCGGGGCGTCTGGGCTATGTCGGCTTCTGGCGCAGCCTGACCCGCCGCTTTCCGCAAAGCGACGTGGACGAGGCATTTCGCCTGCTGGACCGCGTCGGCCTGTTGCACATGGCCGACAAACGCGCCGACGAATTGTCAGGCGGGCAGCGCCAGCGTGTCGGCATCTGCCGCGCCCTGATCCAGAACCCCAAACTGCTGCTGGTGGACGAACCCACCGCCTCATTGGACCCGAAAACCAGCCGCCAGATCATGCGCCTGGTTTGCGAGCTGTGCCGCGAACGCGGGCTGGCGGCGATCATCAACATCCATGACGTGGCGCTGGCGCAGATGTTCGTGCAGCGCGTCGTCGGGTTGCGCTTTGGCGAAATCGTCTATGACGGCCCGCCCGAGGGCCTGACACCGGACAAGCTGACCGAAATCTACGGCGAGGAAGACTGGGAAGCGACCATCGCCAAGGTCGAGGACGACGACAGCGAAACCCCCGATTTCGAGGCCGCAGAATGA
- the phnD gene encoding phosphate/phosphite/phosphonate ABC transporter substrate-binding protein — protein sequence MNIKLLMGASALAMMAFGGAAQAQDCPRGDLDERFCDVDGDMIADVPTDESQLIDPDTLVFAYTPVEDPAVYKTAWSDFLEHLEEKTGKKVMFFPVQNNAAQIEAMRSGRLHISGFNTGSNPLAVNCAGFRPFTIMASKDGHFGYEMEILTFPGSGVEKVEDIKGKQLAFSSPTSNSGFKAPSAILKGDYGLEAERDFEPVFSGKHDNTILGVANKDYVAGAVANSVMQRMIERDVIKPEQVVSIYKSQTFPTTGFGVVYNLKPELQEQIRDAFFSFEWEGSTLQEEFSKSGEEQFLEMNYKDFWDVIRKIDAANGVSYACE from the coding sequence ATGAATATCAAACTGTTGATGGGCGCCTCGGCGCTTGCCATGATGGCCTTTGGCGGCGCCGCACAGGCGCAGGACTGCCCGCGCGGCGACCTGGACGAACGGTTCTGCGATGTCGATGGCGACATGATCGCCGACGTGCCCACCGATGAAAGTCAGCTGATCGACCCCGACACACTGGTCTTTGCCTACACCCCGGTCGAGGACCCCGCCGTCTACAAAACCGCCTGGTCCGATTTCCTTGAGCACCTCGAAGAGAAAACCGGCAAGAAGGTGATGTTCTTCCCGGTGCAGAACAATGCCGCCCAGATCGAGGCGATGCGCTCGGGGCGTCTGCATATTTCCGGCTTCAACACCGGGTCGAACCCGCTGGCGGTGAACTGCGCGGGCTTCCGTCCCTTTACCATCATGGCCTCCAAGGATGGCCATTTCGGGTATGAAATGGAAATCCTGACCTTCCCCGGATCGGGTGTCGAAAAGGTCGAGGACATCAAGGGCAAGCAGCTGGCCTTTTCGTCCCCCACGTCCAACTCGGGGTTCAAGGCGCCCTCGGCGATCCTGAAAGGCGACTACGGCCTTGAGGCCGAGCGCGATTTCGAACCGGTCTTTTCCGGCAAGCATGACAACACCATCCTGGGCGTCGCCAACAAGGACTATGTCGCCGGTGCCGTGGCCAACTCGGTCATGCAGCGGATGATCGAACGCGACGTGATCAAGCCCGAACAGGTGGTCTCGATCTACAAATCGCAGACCTTCCCGACGACCGGCTTTGGCGTTGTCTACAACCTCAAGCCCGAGCTTCAGGAACAGATCCGCGACGCCTTCTTCAGCTTTGAATGGGAAGGGTCCACTCTGCAGGAGGAATTCTCCAAGTCCGGCGAAGAGCAGTTCCTTGAGATGAACTACAAGGACTTCTGGGACGTGATCCGCAAGATCGACGCGGCCAATGGCGTCAGCTACGCCTGCGAGTGA
- a CDS encoding HAD-IIA family hydrolase has product MGLRQGAGGDHLTEHSFDSAFDAYEAVRHRLPGAQTAQPHPRRIETLAEIVDDFDAFFLDAFGVLNIGETAIPGVAERIADIRAAGKQVLVVSNAAGFPQAALIDKYHRLGFDFATEQVVTSRAALLAGLDGRRDLHWGLMATRSTGLRDLEDLTLTYLEEDPAAYDAVEGFLMVGSAAWTGERQTLMEAALKGRPRPVLVGNPDIVAPRETGFSIEPGHFAHRLADRTGVQPQFFGKPFHNIYDLAFARLDPLPPRSRILMVGDSLHTDILGAQTAGIASALVADYGFFQGRDVEQAIRTAGIAPDYVTNRP; this is encoded by the coding sequence ATGGGTCTCCGCCAAGGTGCGGGGGGCGATCATTTGACCGAACACAGCTTTGACAGCGCCTTTGACGCCTACGAGGCGGTGCGCCACCGTCTGCCAGGCGCGCAAACGGCGCAGCCGCACCCGCGGCGCATCGAAACCCTGGCCGAGATCGTCGACGACTTTGACGCCTTCTTTCTGGATGCCTTTGGCGTTCTGAACATCGGGGAAACGGCGATCCCGGGCGTGGCCGAGCGGATCGCCGACATCAGGGCCGCCGGCAAGCAGGTGCTGGTGGTGTCCAACGCCGCCGGCTTTCCGCAGGCGGCCCTGATCGACAAATACCACCGGCTGGGCTTTGACTTTGCCACTGAACAGGTGGTCACCAGCCGCGCCGCGCTGCTGGCGGGGCTGGACGGGCGCCGCGATCTGCATTGGGGGCTGATGGCGACGCGCAGCACCGGGTTGCGCGATCTCGAGGACCTGACCCTGACCTATCTCGAAGAAGACCCGGCCGCCTATGACGCGGTTGAGGGGTTCCTGATGGTCGGCAGCGCCGCCTGGACAGGCGAACGCCAGACCCTGATGGAGGCCGCGCTGAAAGGCCGCCCGCGCCCGGTGCTGGTCGGCAACCCCGATATCGTCGCGCCGCGCGAAACCGGATTTTCCATCGAACCGGGGCATTTCGCGCACCGCCTGGCCGACCGCACCGGGGTGCAGCCGCAGTTCTTTGGCAAGCCCTTCCACAACATCTATGATCTGGCCTTTGCGCGGCTGGATCCCCTGCCCCCGCGCAGCCGCATCCTGATGGTCGGCGACAGCCTGCACACCGACATCCTGGGCGCGCAGACGGCGGGAATCGCCTCGGCCCTGGTGGCGGACTATGGCTTTTTCCAGGGGCGCGATGTAGAACAGGCAATCCGGACCGCCGGGATCGCGCCAGATTATGTCACCAACCGCCCCTGA
- a CDS encoding transglutaminase family protein, producing the protein MRLKIQHRTQYHFDTPVDYGLQQLRKTPKTSQDQKIVTWQTRVEHGRKEVAFDDHHRNRTELIGYDPGTTTLSVISEGEIDVIDTQGIVGPHRGPAPLWLYRQDTPRTQARAGVRALLRSIQTAPSLDGMHALMQGIGASILYEVGSSDPDWSAEDAIEAGKGVCQDHTHIFLSCARLLDMPARYVSGYLMLNEKTAQDAMHAWAEVHIDGLGWVGFDVSNRISPDARYVRVATGLDYAEASPVSGTRIGGAGERLNVQIDVAQQ; encoded by the coding sequence ATGCGTCTGAAGATCCAGCATCGCACGCAATACCACTTTGACACGCCGGTGGACTACGGGCTGCAACAACTGCGCAAGACGCCCAAGACCTCGCAGGACCAGAAGATCGTGACCTGGCAGACCCGGGTCGAACATGGCCGCAAGGAAGTGGCCTTTGACGACCATCACCGCAACCGGACCGAGCTGATCGGGTATGACCCCGGCACGACGACGCTGAGCGTGATCAGCGAGGGTGAAATCGACGTGATCGACACCCAGGGCATCGTCGGCCCGCACCGCGGGCCCGCGCCGCTGTGGCTGTACCGCCAGGACACCCCGCGCACCCAGGCCCGCGCCGGCGTGCGCGCGCTGTTGCGCAGCATCCAGACCGCGCCGTCGCTGGACGGGATGCACGCGCTGATGCAGGGCATCGGCGCGTCGATCCTTTACGAGGTTGGCAGTTCGGATCCAGATTGGAGCGCCGAGGACGCCATCGAGGCCGGCAAGGGTGTCTGCCAGGACCACACGCATATCTTCCTGTCCTGCGCGCGGTTGCTGGACATGCCGGCGCGCTATGTGTCGGGCTACCTGATGCTGAACGAAAAGACCGCGCAGGATGCCATGCACGCCTGGGCCGAGGTCCATATCGACGGGCTGGGCTGGGTGGGTTTCGACGTCTCGAACCGGATTTCGCCCGATGCCCGCTATGTCCGTGTCGCAACCGGGCTGGACTATGCCGAGGCTTCCCCGGTATCAGGGACCAGGATCGGCGGCGCTGGCGAACGGCTGAACGTGCAGATCGACGTGGCACAACAGTAA
- a CDS encoding proteasome-type protease has product MTYCVGMVLDGGLVFMSDTRTNAGLDNISTFRKMTIWEEPGERVITLMAAGNLATTQAVVSLLDERSKSPGERMPSLLAAPSMFQAARMIAETLREVIERQSDGGMRADSTFNATLIVGGQIKGSPPRLFLIYPEGNFIEAGDDTPFFQIGETKYGRPILVRAYDPEMSFEAAMKLLLVSFDSTLKANLSVGAPMDFHFYEADSLKTGPSGRIEQHDPYFQTISQRWGDALKEALDSLPEYERPAG; this is encoded by the coding sequence ATGACCTATTGCGTTGGAATGGTTCTGGACGGGGGCCTGGTCTTCATGTCCGACACGCGGACCAATGCCGGGCTCGACAATATCTCGACCTTTCGCAAGATGACCATCTGGGAGGAACCGGGCGAACGCGTGATCACGCTGATGGCGGCGGGCAACCTGGCCACCACCCAGGCCGTGGTCAGCCTGCTGGACGAACGCAGCAAATCCCCCGGCGAAAGGATGCCGTCGCTGTTGGCGGCCCCTTCGATGTTCCAGGCGGCGCGGATGATCGCCGAAACACTGCGCGAGGTGATCGAGCGCCAGTCGGACGGCGGCATGCGTGCCGACAGCACCTTTAACGCGACGCTGATCGTCGGCGGCCAGATCAAGGGCAGCCCGCCGCGCCTGTTCCTGATCTATCCCGAAGGCAACTTTATCGAGGCCGGCGACGACACGCCGTTCTTTCAGATCGGGGAAACCAAGTATGGCCGCCCGATCCTGGTGCGCGCCTATGATCCGGAAATGAGCTTTGAGGCGGCGATGAAGCTGCTGCTGGTCAGCTTTGATTCCACGCTCAAGGCCAACCTGTCCGTTGGCGCGCCGATGGATTTCCATTTCTACGAGGCGGATAGCCTGAAAACCGGCCCCAGCGGCCGGATCGAACAGCATGATCCCTATTTCCAGACGATTTCGCAGCGCTGGGGCGATGCCCTGAAAGAGGCGCTGGACAGTCTGCCGGAATACGAACGCCCCGCGGGCTGA